ATTATTGAACGTATAGGGCTGAAATCATGGAGTGCAGGCGATAAAGGGCTACATCTTACAGTGTTATATTTTGGTGTTATAATCATTACTGGTCTATTTGTTATAGAGAAAAGCTTAATTATACCGAAGAAAATAAAAAGATGGAAAGCGTTCATGATTTTCGTATTACTAGTAAGTTTGAGTCATCTAATCACAACTTCGGTACTGATTAGTATAAAGAGTAACTCACCAGGAGTGCTAAGTGTAGGTTTTGATAAAACAAGTGAAGGATATTACGAGATTGAATATAATGGCGACAAACTTATAGACTTTGATGTCAAGCTTGAATTGAGAAATTATAGCGATGAAGATAAACAATTTAGTATTCAGTTTGAGAAGAAATATAAAGAAGAACATTCAAAAGAGATTTTTACTATTTATGATAAAGAAAATAATATTGCAGTCTTCAGTTTAGAGGCTAGAGCAGAAAAAATATTTGAAATAGATCCAGAGAATTATTACATAGAAAGA
The nucleotide sequence above comes from Vallitalea okinawensis. Encoded proteins:
- a CDS encoding transporter permease, which translates into the protein MILLVDIDAWMNRKGLGIRMVKVINSLGNYMRGKWNGFIWLLIISISFYMCLDTKYVSALGDSIIERIGLKSWSAGDKGLHLTVLYFGVIIITGLFVIEKSLIIPKKIKRWKAFMIFVLLVSLSHLITTSVLISIKSNSPGVLSVGFDKTSEGYYEIEYNGDKLIDFDVKLELRNYSDEDKQFSIQFEKKYKEEHSKEIFTIYDKENNIAVFSLEARAEKIFEIDPENYYIEREQTGRDDIYSSRGSIQEVMLINKQGDSVRLHKDNFLGEGIEKQ